In Thermosphaera sp., a genomic segment contains:
- a CDS encoding transcriptional regulator has translation MSKDQTIGWLLMAVSIIIIILYGYVLFMTDYSLVLMQLTLMIAVIGVFGILGWIGYTLATTPPPKPIEEIEKEIEEELKKLEKEVKQEEKKD, from the coding sequence TTGAGCAAGGACCAGACAATCGGATGGCTTCTGATGGCTGTCTCCATCATTATTATCATACTGTATGGATACGTATTATTTATGACCGATTATAGTTTAGTCCTAATGCAGCTGACGTTAATGATAGCCGTCATCGGAGTTTTCGGAATACTTGGATGGATCGGCTATACCCTGGCAACAACTCCTCCCCCGAAGCCCATAGAGGAGATAGAGAAGGAGATAGAGGAAGAACTCAAAAAGTTGGAAAAGGAGGTAAAACAAGAGGAGAAGAAGGATTAA
- a CDS encoding hemerythrin domain-containing protein has protein sequence MSNSVEKILVLNDSCGLLFSPTLIKAMERIRLAHLRELLELERIEYAGQTMRDLASEISKAGGDEYLFLDYRDEAGVNCLIISKGRVVLNFECLGMGEDIDKQLAALAGYCTKGKGDLRVYKVKPIFIEWSERYKFGIRILDQAHEEMFMNFQKVFTAIIEGMVDEVTGLIKNAYESVKKHFEIEENLMVKYNYPKSKRKDHETTHAEFKTVVENLVKAAEEGRFLELYIQQYQFLITYLDYMLKEDKEFITFLLEKCGENCSP, from the coding sequence TTGTCAAATAGCGTTGAGAAAATACTGGTCTTGAATGATTCATGTGGACTACTGTTTTCACCAACACTTATAAAAGCCATGGAGAGGATCAGGCTTGCCCATCTTAGAGAGCTCTTGGAGCTTGAGAGAATTGAGTATGCTGGGCAAACGATGAGAGATTTGGCCTCAGAAATATCTAAGGCGGGGGGCGATGAATACCTTTTCCTTGATTATAGGGATGAGGCAGGGGTAAACTGCCTGATCATATCGAAGGGGCGGGTAGTGCTTAACTTCGAGTGTCTCGGGATGGGGGAAGATATCGATAAACAACTCGCCGCTCTAGCTGGATACTGTACGAAGGGGAAGGGAGATCTCAGAGTTTACAAGGTTAAGCCGATATTCATTGAGTGGAGTGAGAGATACAAGTTTGGGATAAGAATACTTGATCAAGCACATGAAGAAATGTTCATGAATTTCCAAAAGGTTTTCACCGCTATTATCGAAGGAATGGTCGACGAGGTTACGGGGCTTATAAAAAACGCCTATGAATCCGTTAAAAAGCATTTCGAGATCGAGGAGAATTTAATGGTTAAATATAATTATCCTAAAAGCAAGCGGAAAGACCATGAAACAACTCACGCCGAGTTTAAAACTGTTGTTGAAAACTTGGTCAAGGCTGCTGAAGAAGGAAGGTTCCTCGAGCTTTATATTCAGCAGTATCAATTCCTAATTACCTATTTGGATTACATGCTTAAGGAAGACAAGGAGTTTATAACTTTCTTACTTGAAAAATGCGGGGAGAATTGTAGCCCTTAA
- a CDS encoding DUF1616 domain-containing protein, translating into MILDEEVFAVILAITIVGSAIGVALAIPRMDEPFTALGLLNEEGKIGEYPSTVFVGQEVKLNLFIYNHLGYTALFKYQVKEGDGEIPNEKSPLTGKKVLNEGFIILPHKENKTIPLTIVFRNPKLNQTLVCELYYYNPDSGLWEYTGRYVFLRLNVTEVILP; encoded by the coding sequence GTGATACTTGACGAAGAGGTTTTCGCAGTAATATTAGCAATAACGATCGTTGGGTCTGCGATCGGAGTAGCCCTTGCCATCCCGCGCATGGATGAGCCTTTCACCGCTCTTGGACTTCTTAACGAGGAGGGTAAAATTGGGGAGTATCCTTCAACGGTGTTTGTCGGGCAGGAGGTCAAGCTGAATTTATTCATATACAACCATCTTGGCTACACCGCACTCTTCAAGTACCAGGTTAAAGAAGGCGACGGCGAGATACCAAATGAAAAATCTCCTTTAACTGGAAAAAAGGTTTTAAACGAGGGCTTCATCATTCTACCTCACAAAGAGAACAAGACAATACCGTTAACAATTGTTTTTAGAAATCCTAAGTTGAATCAAACACTTGTCTGTGAACTGTACTATTACAACCCTGATTCAGGGCTTTGGGAGTATACAGGGAGATACGTGTTCCTTAGATTAAATGTTACAGAGGTGATTCTGCCCTGA
- a CDS encoding DUF1616 domain-containing protein, with the protein MYREWVEGRLEIEDPEKPKSFAEFVSRADYSTWFYSLTGLTVATVILVLLTEYYRVSSPARYVLGSVFVLFLPGYSLLKALYPDRSLRPLEEFALSIGLSLALVPLIGLVLNYTPWGIRLVPVTISIAISTLTFSMIGLYRSYKSLS; encoded by the coding sequence TTGTATAGGGAATGGGTGGAGGGTAGGCTCGAAATCGAGGACCCTGAGAAACCAAAGAGTTTCGCAGAGTTCGTCTCGCGAGCGGATTATTCGACCTGGTTTTACAGTTTAACCGGCTTGACAGTCGCAACAGTAATACTAGTCCTACTCACCGAATATTACAGAGTCTCGTCGCCTGCAAGATACGTGCTTGGAAGCGTTTTCGTCTTGTTCCTACCTGGATACTCCCTGCTGAAGGCACTCTATCCCGATAGGTCCCTCCGTCCGCTGGAAGAATTCGCTCTCTCAATCGGGTTAAGTCTTGCACTAGTTCCCTTAATAGGGCTTGTCCTCAATTACACTCCATGGGGTATTAGACTAGTCCCGGTGACGATAAGCATTGCAATATCTACCCTAACCTTCTCAATGATAGGATTGTACAGGTCGTACAAAAGCCTGAGTTAG